A window of the Gemmatirosa kalamazoonensis genome harbors these coding sequences:
- a CDS encoding glycosyl hydrolase 115 family protein, whose translation MLTRSIVIRWLALACVVAAPAARADAQADSSYVTARAGGDRFALAADGRTAPLYASSADFAGVLRAATDLRADLQRVTGAAPRLVVDSAPNANRAVIVGTIGHSPLVDRLVRERKIDTSGVANRWETYLLQVVDRPLPGVDRALVIAGSDKRGTIYGIYDLSAQIGVSPWYWWADVPVRRHEALYVAAGRRTAGTPAVKYRGIFINDEAPAFSGWTREKFGGVNHVVYEKMFELILRLKGNYLWPAMWGNAFADDDSLNAKLADEYGIVMGTSHHEPMTRAQQEWRRYGKGVWDYGVNDSTLRDFWRKGIERMGSRENVVTIGMRGDGDRPMTTNGESNVALLERIVADQRKIIADVTRKDPAQTPQLWALYKEVQEYYDKGMRVPDDVTLLFSDDNWGNLRRLPNPKDRGRAGGFGIYYHFDYVGGPRNYKWLNTNPIARVFEQMRLAYEYGANRIWVVNVGDLKPMEMPIQFFLDYAWNPRAVTADRLPEWTRRWAAQQFPAEHAAEIADVVTTYLKYAGRRKPELLDTATFSLVNYGEAERVAADWDSLLARAERVSHEIPAPYVDAYYELVLHPVQAMQNLNALYFTVARNRVYAQEGRASTNDLADSARRLFDRDAEITRRYNTQLAGGKWSHMMDQTHIGYTYWQEPPRNAMPRVDVIQVPAPADMGVAMVEQNRPAPAPRGPGGGPPPGFFRPPPPTLPTFDAFQRQTYHIDVFDRGTAPFEFTATSVAPWLRVTPEKGTVTKDQRLAVTVDWSRAPAGTTPGTIAVVGPNGARVTVQATAFNPPAPKRDAIVGFIEGGGVVSMEAEHFTRAVNASPVTWERIPDLGRTLSGMTPTPVTAASVTPGGASPRLEYRVFMFDSGTVSVHAFVSPTLNFTAGQGIRYGVSFDDEAPQIVNIHADSSSSGRTDGNGAWEQGVSNSIKIHVTQHQLARPGDHVLKLWMVDPGLVLQKLVIATTDLPRTYLGPPESYHRGGGTVTTSRAADDK comes from the coding sequence ATGCTCACGCGGTCGATCGTCATTCGTTGGCTGGCGCTGGCGTGTGTCGTCGCGGCTCCGGCCGCGCGCGCGGACGCGCAGGCCGACTCGTCGTACGTGACGGCGCGCGCGGGCGGCGATCGCTTCGCGCTCGCGGCCGACGGACGCACCGCGCCGCTGTACGCGAGCAGCGCGGACTTCGCCGGCGTGCTGCGCGCGGCGACCGACCTGCGCGCGGACCTGCAGCGGGTGACCGGCGCGGCGCCGCGGCTCGTGGTGGACTCGGCGCCTAACGCGAATCGCGCGGTGATCGTCGGCACGATCGGCCACAGCCCGCTCGTCGACCGGCTCGTGCGCGAGCGGAAGATCGACACGAGCGGCGTGGCGAACCGGTGGGAGACGTACCTCCTGCAGGTGGTGGACCGGCCGCTGCCCGGCGTGGACCGCGCGCTCGTGATAGCAGGGAGCGACAAGCGCGGCACGATCTACGGCATCTACGACCTGTCGGCGCAGATCGGTGTGTCGCCGTGGTACTGGTGGGCCGACGTGCCGGTGCGGCGCCACGAGGCGCTGTACGTGGCGGCCGGCCGACGCACGGCGGGCACGCCGGCGGTGAAGTACCGCGGCATCTTCATCAACGACGAGGCGCCCGCGTTCTCGGGGTGGACGCGCGAGAAGTTCGGCGGCGTGAACCACGTCGTGTACGAGAAGATGTTCGAGCTGATCCTGCGCCTGAAGGGCAACTACCTGTGGCCTGCGATGTGGGGGAACGCGTTCGCCGATGACGACTCGCTGAACGCGAAGCTCGCCGACGAGTACGGGATCGTGATGGGCACGTCGCACCACGAGCCGATGACGCGCGCGCAGCAGGAGTGGCGCCGCTACGGCAAGGGTGTGTGGGACTACGGCGTGAACGACTCCACGCTCCGCGACTTCTGGCGCAAGGGGATCGAGCGCATGGGGTCGCGCGAGAACGTCGTCACGATCGGCATGCGCGGCGACGGCGACCGGCCCATGACGACGAACGGCGAGAGCAACGTCGCGCTGCTGGAGCGCATCGTCGCCGACCAGCGGAAGATCATCGCCGACGTCACGAGGAAGGATCCCGCGCAGACGCCGCAGCTGTGGGCGCTGTACAAGGAAGTCCAGGAGTACTACGACAAGGGGATGCGCGTGCCGGACGACGTCACGCTCCTCTTCTCGGACGACAACTGGGGCAACCTGCGGCGGCTGCCGAACCCGAAGGACCGCGGCCGCGCCGGGGGCTTCGGCATCTACTACCACTTCGACTACGTCGGCGGCCCGCGCAACTACAAGTGGCTGAACACGAACCCCATCGCGCGGGTGTTCGAGCAGATGCGGCTCGCGTACGAGTACGGCGCGAACCGGATCTGGGTGGTGAACGTCGGCGATCTCAAGCCGATGGAGATGCCGATCCAGTTCTTCCTCGACTACGCGTGGAACCCGCGCGCCGTCACCGCCGACAGGCTGCCGGAGTGGACGCGCCGGTGGGCGGCGCAGCAATTCCCCGCCGAGCACGCGGCGGAGATCGCGGACGTCGTGACGACGTACCTGAAGTACGCCGGCCGCCGCAAGCCGGAGCTGCTCGACACGGCGACGTTCAGCCTCGTGAACTACGGTGAGGCCGAGCGCGTGGCCGCCGACTGGGACTCGCTGCTCGCGCGTGCCGAGCGCGTGTCGCACGAGATCCCCGCGCCGTATGTGGACGCGTACTACGAGCTGGTGCTGCACCCGGTGCAGGCGATGCAGAACCTGAACGCGCTGTACTTCACGGTGGCGCGCAACCGGGTGTACGCGCAGGAGGGACGCGCCAGCACGAACGACCTCGCCGACTCGGCGCGGCGCCTGTTCGACCGCGACGCCGAGATCACGCGGCGGTACAACACCCAGCTCGCCGGCGGGAAGTGGTCGCACATGATGGACCAGACACACATCGGCTACACGTACTGGCAGGAGCCGCCGCGCAACGCGATGCCGCGCGTCGACGTCATCCAGGTGCCGGCGCCCGCCGACATGGGCGTCGCGATGGTGGAGCAGAACCGCCCCGCGCCGGCGCCGCGCGGTCCCGGTGGCGGACCGCCGCCCGGCTTCTTCCGCCCGCCGCCGCCGACGCTGCCGACGTTCGACGCGTTCCAGCGGCAGACGTACCACATCGACGTGTTCGACCGCGGCACGGCGCCGTTCGAGTTCACGGCGACGAGCGTTGCGCCGTGGCTGCGCGTGACGCCGGAGAAGGGCACGGTCACCAAGGACCAGCGGCTCGCCGTGACGGTGGACTGGTCGCGCGCGCCGGCGGGGACCACGCCGGGCACGATCGCGGTCGTCGGGCCTAACGGCGCGCGGGTCACGGTGCAGGCGACGGCGTTCAATCCCCCGGCGCCGAAGCGCGACGCCATCGTCGGCTTCATCGAGGGAGGCGGCGTCGTGTCGATGGAGGCCGAGCACTTCACGCGCGCGGTGAACGCGTCGCCCGTGACGTGGGAGCGCATCCCGGACCTCGGCCGCACGCTGTCGGGGATGACGCCGACGCCGGTGACGGCGGCGAGCGTAACGCCGGGCGGCGCGTCGCCGCGGCTCGAGTACCGCGTGTTCATGTTCGACAGCGGCACGGTGTCGGTGCACGCGTTCGTGTCGCCGACGCTGAACTTCACGGCCGGGCAGGGGATCCGTTATGGCGTCTCGTTCGACGACGAGGCGCCGCAGATCGTGAACATCCACGCCGACTCGTCGAGCTCCGGCCGCACCGACGGCAACGGCGCGTGGGAGCAGGGCGTGTCGAACAGCATCAAGATCCACGTCACGCAGCACCAGCTCGCGCGGCCGGGCGACCACGTCCTGAAGCTCTGGATGGTGGATCCGGGGCTCGTGCTGCAGAAGCTCGTCATCGCGACGACGGACCTGCCGCGCACGTACCTCGGCCCACCGGAGAGCTACCATCGTGGCGGCGGCACGGTGACCACGAGCCGCGCGGCGGACGACAAGTGA
- a CDS encoding endo-1,4-beta-xylanase gives MTQKHTPWTTIVLLALAACGGGSDAPTTPTTPATPTTPTTPTTPTTTASPLRELAAAKGRSFGVALDAKFFANDAAYNALVAREFDMVVAGNVMKWEPLNRNGRFTYRWANPDALVAFAQTNGMKVRGHTLAWHQQNPTWLTGATWSADTLRQLLKEHVDSVVGHYKGKIHAWDVVNEALNDGSGSLRTTGSPWAPALGRDYIDVAFTEARRVDPGALLFYNDYNLEFPGAKQDSAFALIQGMKARNVPIDGIGFQAHLQVGGGATAPSRQALVNTFNRFAALGLKIEITELDVRVRTPGATAADLAAQAQAYGDVVAACLAVSACDAILVWGVNDGESWINTTFPGWGQALLFDDALGTKATYTAVRTALGG, from the coding sequence GTGACGCAGAAGCACACTCCCTGGACGACGATCGTACTTCTCGCGCTCGCGGCATGCGGTGGCGGGTCCGATGCGCCGACGACGCCGACCACGCCCGCGACACCGACGACCCCCACCACACCGACGACTCCGACGACGACGGCGAGCCCGCTGCGCGAGCTGGCGGCGGCGAAGGGACGGTCGTTCGGCGTGGCGCTCGACGCGAAGTTCTTCGCGAACGATGCGGCGTACAACGCGCTCGTCGCGCGCGAGTTCGACATGGTCGTCGCGGGCAACGTCATGAAGTGGGAGCCGCTCAACCGCAACGGGCGGTTCACGTACCGCTGGGCGAACCCGGACGCGCTCGTCGCGTTCGCGCAGACGAACGGCATGAAGGTGCGCGGCCACACGCTCGCCTGGCACCAGCAGAACCCGACGTGGCTCACCGGCGCGACGTGGAGCGCCGACACGCTCCGCCAGCTGCTGAAGGAGCACGTGGACAGCGTCGTCGGCCACTACAAGGGGAAGATCCACGCGTGGGACGTGGTGAACGAGGCGCTGAACGACGGCTCGGGGTCGCTGCGCACCACCGGCTCGCCGTGGGCGCCCGCGCTCGGCCGCGACTACATCGACGTCGCGTTCACGGAGGCGCGCCGAGTGGATCCGGGCGCGCTGCTGTTCTACAACGACTACAACCTGGAATTCCCCGGGGCGAAGCAGGACTCCGCGTTCGCGCTGATCCAGGGGATGAAGGCCCGCAACGTGCCGATCGACGGGATCGGCTTCCAGGCGCATCTGCAGGTGGGCGGCGGGGCGACGGCGCCGTCGCGGCAGGCGCTGGTGAACACGTTCAATCGCTTCGCCGCGCTCGGGCTGAAGATCGAGATCACGGAGCTCGACGTGCGCGTGCGGACGCCGGGCGCCACGGCCGCGGATCTCGCGGCGCAGGCGCAGGCGTACGGCGACGTCGTGGCCGCGTGCCTCGCCGTGAGCGCGTGCGACGCGATCCTGGTGTGGGGCGTGAACGACGGCGAGTCGTGGATCAACACCACGTTCCCGGGATGGGGGCAGGCGCTGTTGTTCGACGACGCGTTGGGCACGAAGGCGACGTACACCGCGGTGCGCACCGCCCTCGGCGGTTGA
- a CDS encoding endo-1,4-beta-xylanase, translating into MKTTSSLVRAAWCGALMAAACGHPSASPSPAAASLKNAFRNDFRIGTAIAPRVFDETDSVDVRLVKTHFNAITPENVLKWEVVHPRPNEYDFSQSDRYVAFGERNGMFIVGHTLVWHSQTPRWVFQDSAGQPLTRDALLARMKDHIEHVMGRYKGRIKGWDVVNEALNEDGTMRQSPWYRIIGDDFVVKAFEYAHAVDPAAELYYNDYNLATPAKRDGAIALAKRIRAAGIPVAAINSQDHHKLDPNVPSVALVDSMFQAIGAAGFHANVTELDVDVLPRPMGGNTADVSARAQMAAASNPYTASLPDSVQQQLARRYAALFAVYEKHRDIIDRVTFWGVTDATSWLNGFPVRGRTNWPLLFDRQGRPKPAFDAVLAAARRQAM; encoded by the coding sequence ATGAAGACGACGAGCTCTCTCGTGCGCGCCGCGTGGTGCGGTGCGCTCATGGCCGCCGCGTGCGGCCACCCGTCGGCGTCGCCGAGCCCCGCGGCGGCGTCGCTCAAGAACGCGTTCCGGAACGACTTCCGGATCGGCACCGCGATCGCGCCGCGCGTGTTCGACGAGACCGACAGCGTCGACGTGCGCCTCGTGAAGACGCACTTCAATGCGATCACGCCGGAGAACGTGCTGAAGTGGGAGGTCGTGCACCCGCGGCCGAACGAGTACGACTTCTCGCAGAGCGATCGCTACGTGGCGTTCGGCGAGCGCAACGGGATGTTCATCGTCGGGCACACGCTGGTGTGGCACAGCCAGACGCCGCGCTGGGTGTTCCAGGACTCGGCGGGGCAGCCGCTCACGCGCGACGCGCTGCTCGCGCGCATGAAGGACCACATCGAGCACGTGATGGGGCGCTACAAGGGGCGCATCAAGGGGTGGGACGTCGTGAACGAGGCGCTGAACGAGGACGGCACGATGCGGCAGTCGCCGTGGTACCGCATCATCGGCGACGACTTCGTGGTGAAGGCGTTCGAGTACGCGCACGCGGTGGACCCGGCGGCGGAGCTGTACTACAACGACTACAACCTCGCGACGCCGGCGAAGCGCGACGGCGCGATCGCGCTCGCGAAGCGCATCCGCGCGGCCGGGATCCCGGTGGCGGCGATCAACTCGCAGGACCACCACAAGCTCGACCCGAACGTGCCGTCGGTGGCGCTCGTGGACTCGATGTTCCAGGCGATCGGCGCCGCGGGCTTCCACGCGAACGTGACGGAGCTCGACGTCGACGTGCTGCCGCGTCCCATGGGAGGCAACACGGCCGACGTGTCGGCGCGCGCGCAGATGGCCGCCGCGTCGAACCCGTACACGGCCTCGCTCCCGGACTCGGTGCAGCAGCAGCTCGCGCGGCGGTACGCGGCGCTGTTCGCCGTGTACGAGAAGCACCGCGACATCATCGACCGCGTGACGTTCTGGGGGGTGACCGACGCCACGTCGTGGCTGAACGGCTTCCCGGTGCGCGGGCGGACGAACTGGCCGCTGCTGTTCGACCGGCAGGGGCGGCCGAAGCCGGCGTTCGACGCGGTGCTCGCGGCGGCGCGTCGGCAGGCGATGTGA